From Phoenix dactylifera cultivar Barhee BC4 unplaced genomic scaffold, palm_55x_up_171113_PBpolish2nd_filt_p 001313F, whole genome shotgun sequence, a single genomic window includes:
- the LOC120108395 gene encoding LOW QUALITY PROTEIN: uncharacterized protein LOC120108395 (The sequence of the model RefSeq protein was modified relative to this genomic sequence to represent the inferred CDS: deleted 2 bases in 1 codon), producing the protein MEGGAALAATLSEELRCGRSDGRSWRCMNRRIDGRSLCSLHDRQNLVRSQMARVSLGSRKARFRVSVAKSNEEGKERILDLLGECKREALEKLSRRRKKLKLRKEGLERISSPVAAALSSGSGKGVGLGKMASAGRPKPGKNVTSLTCHQCHKNNKGRVVECLTCKRKKYCIQCLKRWYPKLPEAVCAKACPSCRRNCNCKSCLRRKENASVGFQCFAFLINLFYWCQHLKLYFKNLSYNLLLPFPFQPSGVNIKITDKIRYSCYMIHVLVPLLKELCREQMTEKEIEAKIQGLLSSEIKLKQACFSASEGIYCKNCGASIVDLHRSCNACSYALCLSCCQELRDLHLPGGERMKSLQYKAIGKGYVHAGLSADKPRPLTEWRANSNGSLTCPSKELGGCGSSLLDLKHIFSENWLSELEEKAEALLQTFNFVKLPDMSARCFCFNPSNRVDYEREKLRKAACREESDDNFIYCPNAEEIEQDELEHFQQHWFKGQPVIIRNVLNFTLGLSWEPEVILRALRERSKIKEESDLFEVKAINCLNWSHVGMHIYRFFRGYTKGWIEKSRRPKMLKLKDWPPASYFGERLYCHCNELIGSLPYQEYTNPRTGFLNLALKLPENVRKPDLGPRLHVAYGLNKEIGRGDSVTLLHFDQTDTVNVLTHMTEVNLFFDWNSKELKKRHGYQDNKEDISTNLKMDEKYSAPPASNYTVLDNIDLNNTNDGNVLSFKPFSPEDILDEQTGNAVPTYNGCSLGKLELTTRDQKYLNSYVSNFNVEAGEHGGPYKQNIGVKFFSADGTRDYANLDELVNEKEQENNFCNFNDRQLSQNEDIEKTCKTQDYQNIAHEIHTESSADNPLSLMAAFQVQTQVDCVICEEDGRSTSCNVSNQLMANREEQDKMGLSQEERMHGYVAHGDFDVDGIHTKGPSTVKSTSVFDDNQARASSNELLISDCFVEKTVQWNVSDMVSTRNEACKERCNQDIDITSETGDIVGETIEHSGDVHLFVVDSERNEELCWTDGSSVSMLTKIDVENAVSGVHNSGSGLYTYIKDKSNERDREISTVEEQNNDGDMHLRVKGTENNGKLCCLGIDQNGRAGLSCITADNNGTSDVRVENSKGKFEEKKKISQGGYTGRPPGFTKKLGKVINGAVSSKLHKPCIADSVSIKTEYHQETVMTGFYKNNSVISADTLMRGEIGEVGLAKENSNRKVQISVETERNVETCCTGEFLIQQGATKETGVADSGHEVQKEGSNGNTDNNAKRADEVGHSKEQGNSNMCLSVVKTERDGESYCSGMDLCDGACTVLPGIKTEDGEAHFVVIKDIEGKFMDKKKFLQPRKVMGNPPGFIKKLGKVVHDGDLRGLHNNEEADHFPDKYKRIGEVDQNEEQEANDSSLDRGTVVADDTVLVATQGAGSDFVGVTSEGKFGDDGVLQELQNNEEAYHYPDKCKSMVEFDQKEENETNGSGFASCRVLTDDTVEVFRSREVTDDVVEVTMQRVGPDITGLTPEGNFGNGVARELQNKEEADQFLDKPKNIGDWREGQEVIDSSLASGRAPTDDTVEIARGRDVTDDTIECAMRRIGPDFTGRMPEGDFFGDDVVRELRNNEKADHYPGKPKSVGEVDWNVGLEANDSSIASRSGLTDDTVEIASGRAIIDDTIEFAMQGAGPDFTGLMQDGNLGDDGVMRERQNNEEADHYPDQPKSVGEVDLDEEQETNDSSLASGRALTDDVVEVANQMFGAGFIGFTPEGEFRVNVGKQIIPCSNIPGDAVMHVKRMGKRARQKMRRRNPADLGLKMNRIVDSFHNETLSMEEIDRSEKQAMNDSSLSSARALAGGTVEVAKQRVEANYFRMVSEGNFGVNVDKKIVLCSDIPEDTVMHSKRKRSRCWKEEQGRNPAGLGTKMKRKPNSFPIEAESLREVDRNEEQEGNDASLRCGRALIDVTVEVAKQGFGSDFTRHVPERNFEDNVGKQTILSYIPEDAAVPIKRKRSGGRKKRQGRYLAGLGIIMKRKPDLYSTETVKLLDGKIPQEKSDFCITGTRTVANELIDFERHIQGTGISGFSLKEGPEKQTHECSGSPECSGIRVGKKIIGSQKKKSRKKSKLSGGRLRGKPDFVPLGIESNGDVGGDKAQDVAGPSLLSIGSVTNESLHVNQNGSAGESHLPQNGCFNMPGNFEYGVEKTYAGGSKRKSDGKPTNSGDNRQPEQSEGAAVWDVFRREDVMKLQEYLKRHSAELRGLHCSPVEQLVHPIHDQAFYLTSEHKTKLKKEFGVEPWTFEQKLGEAVFVPAGCPHQVRNLKSCMKVALDFMSPESVHECIRLTEEYRAPHRHAWGQKLEVTKMVVYAINQIVKDLEDRKSIFMLERE; encoded by the exons ATGGAGGGAGGGGCGGCGCTGGCAGCGACCCTGTcggaggagctccggtgcggCAGGAGCGACGGCAGGTCGTGGAGGTGCATGAACCGgcggatcgacgggaggagccTCTGTTCATTGCATGACCGGCAGAATCTGGTGAGGTCCCAGATGGCTAGGGTTTCTCTGGGATCAAGAAAGGCTAGATTTAGGGTTTCCGTTGCCAAG AGCAATGAGGAAGGGAAAGAAAGGATTTTGGACCTGTTGGGCGAATGTAAAAGGGAGGCTTTGGAGAAGTTGAGTAGGAGAAGGAAAAAATTGAAGTTGAGGAAAGAGGGTTTAGAGAGAATCTCCTCTCCTGTTGCTGCTGCACTTTCAAGTGGTTCCGGAAAGGGGGTTGGTCTTGGAAAGATGGCTTCG GCTGGTCGGCCAAAGCCAGGGAAGAATGTGACCTCCCTTACTTGTCATCAATGTCATAAGAATAATAAAGGAAGAGTTGTGGAGTGCTTGACgtgcaaaagaaagaaatactgCATTCAATGCCTCAAGCGATG GTACCCTAAGTTACCAGAAGCTGTATGTGCAAAAGCTTGTCCATCCTGTAGAAGGAATTGCAATTGCAAGTCATGTTTGCGCAGGAAGGAAAATGCAAGCGTCGGCTTTCAGTGTTTTGCATTCTTAATCAATTTATTCT ATTGGTGTCAGCATTTGAAACTCTACTTTAAGAATTTATCTTACAACTTGCTTCTGCCATTTCCTTTTCAGCCTTCAGGAGTGAATATTAAGATAACTGACAAAATAAGGTATTCTTGTTATATGATACATGTCCTAGTTCCATTGTTGAAAGAACTATGCCGAGAACAAATGACGGAGAAGGAAATTGAGGCTAAGATTCAAG GGCTTCTGTCAAGTGAAATAAAGTTAAAACAAGCTTGTTTTTCTGCGAGCGAAGGCATCTACTG CAAAAACTGTGGAGCCTCTATTGTTGACCTTCACAGAAGCTGCAATGCCTGTTCTTATGCCCTTTGCCTGAGTTGTTGCCAAGAGCTTCGTGATCTCCACCTACCTGGAGGTGAAAGGATGAAATCTTTACAATATAAAGCCATAGGGAAGGGTTATGTGCATGCAGGACTTTCTGCAGACAAACCGAGGCCGTTGACAGAATGGAGAGCCAACAGCAATGGCAGCCTGACCTGTCCCTCGAAGGAACTAGGTGGCTGTGGTAGTTCTCTTTTGgatctgaagcatatattttCTGAAAACTGGCTTTCTGAATTAGAAGAAAAAGCTGAAGCACTTCTTCAAACATTTAACTTTGTAAAACTTCCTGATATGTCTGCCCGTTGCTTCTGTTTCAATCCATCTAATCGGGTAGATTATGAAAGggaaaaattaagaaaagcGGCTTGTCGAGAGGAGTCTGATGATAACTTCATATACTGTCCTAATGCGGAAGAGATTGAGCAGGATGAGCTAGAGCACTTTCAGCAGCACTGGTTTAAAGGTCAGCCAGTGATCATCCGCAATGTGCTTAATTTCACCTTGGGCTTGAGCTGGGAGCCAGAAGTTATATTGCGTGCATTGCGTGAGAGGTCTAAGATCAAGGAGGAATCAGATCTTTTTGAAGTGAaggcaatcaattgtttgaacTGGTCCCAT GTTGGGATGCATATCTACCGGTTTTTCAGAGGATACACCAAAGGATGGATTGAAAAAAGCCGACGGCCAAAGATGCTCAAACTTAAGGATTGGCCCCCAGCTAGTTATTTTGGAGAGCGCTTATACTGCCACTGCAATGAATTAATTGGTTCTTTGCCTTATCAGGAATACACAAATCCAAGAACTGGATTTCTTAATCTTGCATTGAAGTTGCCTGAAAATGTTAGGAAACCAGATTTGGGACCAAGGTTGCATGTTGCTTATGGACTTAACAAAGAAATAGGCAGGGGAGATTCGGTGACCCTGCTTCACTTTGATCAGACTGATACA gTGAATGTTTTGACTCATATGACAGAAGTAAACCTTTTTTTTGATTGGAACTCAAAGGAGTTGAAAAAGAGGCATGGATATCAAGATAACAAAGAAGATATCAGTACCAATCTGAAAATGGATGAAAAATACTCAGCACCACCTGCAAGTAATTACACAGTACTGGACAACATTGACTTAAATAACACAAATGATGGGAATGTATTGTCATTTAAACCTTTTTCTCCTGAGGATATCCTTGATGAGCAAACAGGAAATGCAGTCCCTACTTATAATGGTTGTAGTCTGGGAAAATTAGAATTGACAACCAGAGACCAAAAATATCTAAATAGTTATGTTTCCAATTTCAATGTTGAAGCAGGTGAGCATGGTGGTCCTTACAAGCAGAATATAGGTGTTAAATTTTTCTCTGCTGATGGAACTAGAGATTATGCAAATCTTGATGAActggtcaatgaaaaagaacaagaaaataaCTTCTGTAATTTCAATGACAGACAGTTGTCTCAGAATGAAGATATAGAAAAAACATGCAAGACCCAAGATTATCAGAATATTGCTCATGAAATCCATACTGAATCATCTGCAGACAATCCATTATCATTGATGGCTGCTTTTCAGGTGCAAACTCAGGTTGATTGTGTAATTTGTGAAGAAGATGGGCGAAGCACATCTTGTAATGTGAGCAACCAGCTAATGGCTAACAGAGAAGAACAAGATAAGATGGGTCTTAGTCAAGAAGAAAGGATGCATGGCTATGTTGCTCATGGTGATTTTGATGTTGATGGAATTCATACAAAGGGCCCATCTACTGTGAAATCCACATCAGTGTTTGATGATAATCAGGCTCGTGCCTCATCTAATGAACTTTTAATATCTGACTGCTTTGTGGAGAAAACAGTTCAGTGGAATGTGTCGGATATGGTAAGTACTAGGAATGAAGCTTGTAAGGAGAGATGTAATCAGGATATTGATATAACTTCAGAAACAGGTGACATAGTTGGGGAGACCATAGAGCACAGTGGAGATGTTCATTTATTCGTTGTAGACtctgaaagaaatgaagaactATGCTGGACAGATGGGTCTTCGGTGTCTATGTTGACAAAAATAGATGTAGAAAATGCTGTATCTGGAGTACATAACTCAGGATCTGGTTTGTATACTTACATCAAGGATAAGAGTAATGAAAGAGACAGGGAAATTAGTACAGTTGAAGAGCAAAATAATGATGGAGACATGCATTTACGTGTCAAAGGAACTGAAAATAATGGAAAACTTTGTTGTTTGggaattgatcaaaatggaagggCTGGTTTATCTTGCATAACAGCTGATAACAATGGAACATCAGATGTCAGAGTTGAGAATAGCAAAGGAAAatttgaagagaaaaagaaaattagtcAAGGAGGATATACGGGAAGACCTCCAGGATTTACTAAGAAGTTGGGCAAGGTGATAAATGGTgctgtttctagtaaattgcaCAAACCATGCATAGCTGACAGTGTTTCTATCAAAACTGAGTATCATCAAGAGACTGTTATGACtggattttataaaaataattctgTAATAAGTGCTGATACTCTTATGAGAGGTGAAATTGGAGAGGTTGGCCTTGCCAAAGAGAATAGCAATAGGAAAGTGCAGATATCTGTTGAAACTGAAAGAAATGTGGAAACTTGTTGCACTGGTGAGTTTCTCATACAACAGGGTGCCACTAAAGAAACTGGAGTTGCTGATAGTGGGCATGAAGTTCAGAAAGAAGGATCCAATGGGAACACTGATAATAATGCTAAAAGAGCTGATGAAGTTGGTCACTCAAAAGAGCAGGGTAACTCAAATATGTGCTTATCTGTGGTCAAAACTGAAAGGGATGGAGAATCTTATTGTTCAGGGATGGATTTATGTGATGGTGCTTGTACTGTTTTGCCTGGAATAAAAACTGAAGATGGCGAGGCACATTTTGTAGTAATCAAGGATATAGAGGGAAAATTTATGGACAAAAAGAAGTTCCTCCAACCTAGAAAGGTAATGGGAAATCCTCCTGGATTCATTAAGAAGTTGGGCAAGGTGGTGCATGATGGTGATCTAAGGGGACTGCATAACAATGAAGAAGCTGATCATTTTCCTGACAAGTATAAAAGAATTGGAGAAGTCGACCagaatgaagaacaagaagcaaATGATTCAAGCCTTGATAGAGGCACAGTTGTAGCTGATGATACTGTTTTGGTTGCAACGCAAGGTGCAGGGTCTGACTTCGTTGGAGTCACATCGGAAGGAAAATTTGGAGATGATGGTGTTCTGCAGGAATTGCAGAACAATGAAGAAGCTTATCACTATCCTGACAAATGTAAAAGCATGGTAGAATTtgaccaaaaggaagaaaacgaAACAAATGGATCAGGTTTTGCCAGTTGTAGAGTTCTAACTGATGATACTGTTGAGGTTTTTAGGAGCAGAGAAGTAACTGATGATGTTGTGGAGGTTACAATGCAAAGGGTAGGACCTGACATCACTGGACTCACACCAGAAGGAAATTTTGGAAATGGTGTCGCAAGGGAATTGCAGAACAAAGAAGAAGCTGATCAGTTTCTTGACAAGCCAAAAAACATTGGAGATTGGAGGGAAGGACAAGAAGTAATTGATTCAAGCCTTGCTAGTGGCAGAGCTCCAACCGATGATACTGTTGAGATTGCTAGGGGAAGAGACGTAACAGATGATACTATTGAATGTGCAATGCGAAGGATAGGGCCTGACTTCACTGGACGCATGCCAGAAGGAGATTTTTTTGGAGATGATGTTGTGAGGGAGTTGCGGAACAATGAAAAAGCTGATCACTATCCTGGAAAACCTAAAAGTGTTGGAGAGGTTGACTGGAATGTGGGACTAGAAGCAAATGATTCAAGCATTGCTAGTAGGAGTGGTTTAACTGATGATACTGTTGAGATTGCTAGTGGAAGAGCCATAATTGATGACACTATTGAGTTTGCAATGCAAGGGGCAGGTCCTGACTTCACTGGACTGATGCAAGATGGAAATCTTGGAGATGATGGTGTTATGAGGGAGCGGCAGAACAATGAAGAAGCTGATCACTATCCTGACCAACCTAAAAGTGTTGGAGAAGTTGAcctggatgaggaacaagaaacaAATGATTCAAGCCTTGCTAGTGGCAGAGCTCTAACTGATGATGTCGTTGAGGTTGCAAACCAAATGTTTGGAGCTGGCTTTATTGGATTCACACCTGAAGGAGAATTTAGAGTTAATGTGGGGAAGCAAATTATTCCCTGCAGCAATATACCTGGAGATGCTGTAATGCATGTAAAAAGGATGGGCAAAAGAGCTAGACAGAAAATGCGGAGAAGAAACCCTGCTGATTTAGGACTTAAGATGAACAGAATAGTTGATTCTTTTCATAATGAAACTTTAAGCATGGAAGAAATTGATAGAAGTGAAAAACAAGCAATGAATGATTCAAGCCTTTCTAGTGCCAGAGCTCTTGCTGGTGGCACTGTTGAGGTTGCCAAGCAAAGGGTTGAAGCTAACTACTTCAGAATGGTGTCTGAAGGAAATTTTGGTGTCAATGTTGACAAAAAAATTGTTCTCTGTAGTGATATTCCTGAAGATACTGTAATGCattccaaaagaaaaagaagtagaTGTTGGAAAGAAGAACAGGGAAGAAATCCTGCAGGTCTGGGAACCAAAATGAAGAGAAAACCTAATTCTTTTCCTATTGAAGCTGAAAGCTTGAGAGAAGTTGATAgaaatgaagaacaagaaggaaaTGATGCAAGCCTTCGTTGTGGCAGAGCTTTAATTGATGTTACTGTTGAAGTTGCAAAGCAAGGGTTTGGATCTGACTTCACACGACATGTGCCAGAAAGaaattttgaagataatgtGGGGAAACAGACCATTTTGTCTTATATTCCTGAAGATGCTGCAGTTCCCATCAAAAGGAAGAGAAGTGGAGGCAGGAAGAAAAGGCAGGGAAGGTATCTTGCTGGCTTGGGCATCATAATGAAGAGAAAACCTGATCTTTATTCTACTGAAACTGTAAAGCTGCTGGATGGGAAGATTCCACAAGAGAAATCTGATTTTTGTATAACTGGCACTAGAACTGTGGCTAATGAATTGATTGATTTTGAGAGGCACATTCAGGGAACTGGTATTTCTGGTTTCTCACTGAAAGAGGGCCCTGAAAAACAAACTCATGAGTGCAGTGGTAGTCCTGAATGTTCTGGTATACGTGTAGGGAAAAAGATAATTGGAAGCCAGAAGAAAAAGAGTAGAAAAAAATCAAAGCTTTCCGGTGGTAGATTGAGGGGTAAACCTGATTTTGTTCCTCTTGGAATTGAATCAAATGGGGATGTTGGTGGAGATAAAGCACAAGATGTTGCTGGTCCTAGTTTATTAAGTATTGGTTCTGTAACTAATGAATCCCTTCATGTTAACCAAAATGGAAGTGCTGGTGAGTCTCATCTTCCACAAAATGGTTGCTTTAACATGCCTGGAAATTTTGAGTATGGTGTAGAGAAGACATATGCAGGAGGCAGCAAGAGGAAGTCGGATGGAAAGCCAACTAACTCCGGTGACAATAGGCAACCAGAACAGTCAGAAGGTGCTGCTGTATGGGATGTTTTTCGGAGAGAAGATGTTATGAAGTTGCAGGAGTATCTCAAGAGGCACTCTGCAGAGCTGAGAGGTCTCCACTGTTCTCCAGTAGAGCAG CTGGTTCATCCGATCCATGACCAAGCTTTCTATCTGACATCAGAGCATAAAACAAAGCTCAAGAAGGAATTTG